A window of the Parabacteroides merdae ATCC 43184 genome harbors these coding sequences:
- a CDS encoding queuosine precursor transporter, translated as MQKTSTVTVPFMLLGILFNICLVASNLLETKVIQVFGITATAGLIVFPISYIINDCIAEVWGFKKARLIIWSGFISNFLVIGFAQLAVMLPAAPFWEGEEGFNFVFGMAPRIAIASLMAFLVGSFLNAYVMSKMKIASAGKNFSLRAIVSTLVGESADSMIFFPIAFAGLIPIGELFIMIGTQAVLKSLYEVIILPVTIRVVNYIKKVDGNDVYDVETSYNILNVRDL; from the coding sequence ATGCAGAAGACATCTACTGTAACCGTACCATTCATGCTGTTAGGCATCCTGTTCAATATCTGCCTGGTAGCTTCAAACCTGTTAGAAACCAAAGTTATCCAGGTATTCGGCATCACAGCGACTGCCGGACTGATCGTTTTCCCGATCTCATATATCATCAATGACTGTATCGCCGAAGTATGGGGATTCAAGAAGGCACGCCTGATTATTTGGAGCGGATTCATTTCTAATTTCCTTGTAATCGGATTTGCGCAATTGGCGGTGATGTTGCCTGCCGCCCCATTTTGGGAAGGCGAAGAAGGTTTCAACTTCGTGTTCGGAATGGCACCGCGCATCGCCATAGCAAGCCTGATGGCTTTTCTTGTCGGTTCGTTCCTGAATGCTTACGTGATGAGTAAGATGAAGATTGCTTCAGCCGGAAAGAATTTCTCTTTACGGGCCATCGTCTCCACTTTGGTCGGCGAGAGTGCCGATTCGATGATCTTTTTCCCGATCGCTTTCGCCGGACTGATACCGATAGGCGAACTTTTCATTATGATCGGGACACAGGCGGTTCTGAAATCCCTCTATGAAGTAATCATCCTTCCCGTTACCATCCGTGTTGTAAACTATATCAAGAAGGTGGACGGTAACGATGTGTATGACGTAGAGACATCATACAATATATTAAATGTGAGAGATTTATGA
- a CDS encoding ClC family H(+)/Cl(-) exchange transporter has protein sequence MKINRIVKLKLVDARLYFVSLIVGLLTGLVAVPYHYLLQLFFNMRKNFFQSSPPWYYHIVLFLALWGILCFVARMARRWPYIGGGGISQTRGVINGRIEYAHSFRQLLAKFAGGVLTLSSGLSMGREGPSVQMGSYIGDLVSKWGHILSGERKQLLAAGAGAGLAAAFAAPLAAATLVIESIERFDAPKTAITTILAGVVAGAIASTIFPINPYHDIQAIVPDLSMGLHIKLYILFAVIVSVFGKLYSLLMLYAKRMYPAIRQPEYIKLLGLLGMAYIISLTVTDLTGGGEQFLMQQAEGGNSNIYWIAGMMFLHMVFTVFSFSSGLPGGNFIPTLVTGGLTGKLYALILVQHGIVRMESVSYVMLIGMGAFLVAVVRTPITAIILITEITGHFEVFYPSIVVGGLTYYFTELLGIKPFNVMFYEEMINKPAFREQKRLTLDVEVMAGAYFDRKEVDTLELPNHCIIMNIHRDRKDISPTGQTILPGDQLTIELDAQDIEKLYEPLVSMANIY, from the coding sequence ATGAAGATTAATCGGATAGTAAAACTGAAGCTGGTAGATGCCAGACTCTATTTCGTGAGTCTGATCGTAGGACTGCTGACCGGATTGGTGGCGGTTCCTTACCACTATCTGCTGCAACTATTCTTCAATATGCGGAAGAACTTCTTCCAGTCTTCGCCTCCCTGGTATTACCATATCGTCTTATTCCTTGCCCTATGGGGTATCCTCTGCTTCGTCGCCCGGATGGCCAGACGGTGGCCTTACATCGGAGGCGGAGGCATTTCGCAGACACGGGGCGTTATCAATGGACGCATCGAGTATGCACATTCCTTTCGCCAACTGCTGGCTAAGTTTGCGGGTGGTGTGCTGACACTCAGCAGCGGTCTCTCGATGGGACGCGAGGGACCTTCTGTACAAATGGGTTCCTACATAGGTGACCTGGTCAGCAAATGGGGACATATCCTGAGCGGCGAACGCAAACAGCTCCTTGCCGCAGGCGCAGGCGCAGGACTGGCAGCTGCCTTTGCCGCTCCTCTTGCCGCCGCTACGCTGGTGATCGAATCGATCGAACGCTTCGATGCTCCGAAAACGGCTATCACGACGATCCTGGCCGGTGTCGTCGCCGGAGCGATCGCCAGTACGATTTTCCCGATCAACCCGTACCACGACATACAGGCCATCGTGCCCGACCTGTCGATGGGACTGCATATCAAGCTGTATATCCTGTTTGCCGTCATCGTATCGGTTTTCGGCAAACTCTATTCACTGCTGATGCTATACGCCAAACGGATGTACCCGGCCATCCGGCAACCCGAATATATCAAGCTGTTAGGTCTTCTGGGCATGGCATACATCATTTCGCTGACGGTCACTGATCTGACCGGTGGAGGCGAGCAGTTCCTGATGCAACAGGCGGAAGGCGGCAACAGCAATATCTATTGGATTGCAGGGATGATGTTCCTGCACATGGTATTTACCGTTTTTTCCTTCTCCTCCGGATTGCCGGGAGGGAACTTTATCCCGACTCTGGTGACAGGCGGACTGACCGGTAAGCTCTATGCCCTCATCCTGGTGCAACACGGGATCGTCAGGATGGAAAGTGTGAGCTATGTCATGCTGATCGGAATGGGCGCCTTCCTGGTCGCCGTCGTGCGCACTCCTATCACAGCCATTATCCTGATTACGGAGATCACAGGGCATTTCGAAGTTTTCTATCCTTCCATCGTCGTAGGAGGACTCACTTATTATTTCACGGAACTGTTGGGAATAAAGCCGTTCAACGTAATGTTCTATGAAGAGATGATCAACAAACCGGCCTTCCGTGAGCAGAAGCGGCTGACTTTGGACGTGGAAGTGATGGCCGGAGCCTATTTCGACCGCAAGGAGGTCGATACGCTCGAACTTCCCAACCATTGCATAATCATGAATATCCACCGCGACCGCAAAGACATCTCCCCCACCGGACAAACCATACTCCCCGGTGACCAGCTCACCATCGAACTGGACGCCCAAGATATAGAGAAACTGTACGAGCCACTGGTTAGCATGGCCAACATCTACTAA
- a CDS encoding ThuA domain-containing protein, with translation MRHLHFGKLFFVVFSLLLAYTVSARKPIKTLLITGQNNHNWQVSHVVLKQILENSGRFDVDFVISPEQGKDMSGFVLDFSPYQLVVLDYNGDSWPEETNRRFLEYVQNGGGVVIYHAADNAFSKWPEFNRICALGGWEGRNENSGPYVYWKDGKLVKDSSAGPGGSHGRQHEYVLNGRDKVHPVVKGLPLKWRHAKDELYDRMRGPGNIRDILYTAYSDKETNGSGREEPLVFTVDYGNARIFHTMLGHAGATTEDNIAMQCTGFQVLLLRGAEWAATGKVTQKVPKDFPTETTCSYRKDYKEN, from the coding sequence ATGAGACATTTACATTTTGGGAAGCTGTTTTTTGTTGTCTTTTCCCTCTTGTTAGCCTATACGGTTTCGGCGCGTAAACCGATTAAAACATTACTGATCACAGGACAAAACAACCATAACTGGCAGGTGAGCCATGTTGTGCTGAAACAAATCCTGGAAAATTCCGGTCGTTTTGATGTGGACTTTGTCATCTCTCCCGAACAGGGCAAGGATATGTCCGGTTTTGTGCTCGACTTTAGCCCTTACCAGTTGGTAGTGCTGGACTATAACGGAGATTCGTGGCCGGAGGAGACGAACCGCCGCTTCCTGGAATATGTGCAGAACGGCGGTGGTGTTGTCATTTATCATGCAGCCGACAATGCTTTCTCCAAATGGCCGGAGTTCAATAGGATCTGTGCTTTGGGTGGTTGGGAAGGACGTAATGAGAATTCCGGCCCTTATGTGTATTGGAAGGACGGAAAACTGGTCAAGGACAGTTCGGCGGGTCCGGGTGGTTCTCATGGACGCCAGCACGAATATGTGCTGAACGGGCGTGACAAGGTGCATCCGGTTGTGAAGGGCCTGCCTTTAAAATGGCGTCATGCCAAAGATGAACTTTACGACCGTATGCGGGGACCGGGCAATATCCGGGATATTTTGTACACGGCCTATTCGGATAAGGAAACAAACGGTTCCGGTCGTGAAGAACCGCTGGTATTTACGGTCGATTACGGGAATGCTCGCATCTTCCATACGATGCTTGGCCATGCCGGTGCTACTACGGAAGATAATATAGCAATGCAATGTACGGGCTTCCAGGTGCTTTTGCTTCGTGGCGCCGAATGGGCGGCAACCGGAAAAGTAACCCAGAAAGTCCCGAAAGATTTCCCGACGGAGACTACTTGTTCTTATCGGAAAGATTATAAGGAGAATTGA